The Lampris incognitus isolate fLamInc1 chromosome 7, fLamInc1.hap2, whole genome shotgun sequence genome window below encodes:
- the LOC130115942 gene encoding olfactory receptor 51E2-like, which yields MTYTNFTTVKDFRIIGFPGLQPEHYGPVSALLLLTFLSIVFGNVFILAFVAYERCLHKPTYLIFCHLALTDIAFGFVTLPKIIARYWWDDKVVSFGACFTQMYFVHCLGAIHALILLIMAVDRFIAICIPLRYPVLIRNNNISFICGVCWIFTFIRMLVVLFQALSLPYCNSNIIAQCYCDRISIVRLACKKDQYIEDLAFGFAMFSLSVPLGFIIFSYFAIIISVLKTSRTNGRSKTMSTCTPQIFITSLYFLPRCFVYLAYFLGFKFPNADIRIAVIMLYSLLPAVVNPLIYCFKTKDIKEILLKKLKSVKIGIEIKLNY from the coding sequence ATGACCTATACCAATTTTACAACTGTAAAGGATTTCCGCATCATTGGATTCCCTGGACTTCAGCCGGAGCACTATGGACCAGTATCAGCCCTTCTTCTCCTCACGTTCTTATCCATTGTTTTTGGCAATGTCTTCATTTTAGCTTTTGTTGCCTATGAAAGATGTCTTCATAAACCAACATACCTCATTTTTTGTCATCTAGCTTTGACAGACATAGCCTTTGGGTTTGTAACTCTGCCGAAGATAATTGCCCGATATTGGTGGGATGACAAGGTTGTTTCATTTGGCGCCTGCTTCACTCAGATGTATTTTGTACATTGCCTAGGAGCTATTCATGCTCTCATTCTGCTGATCATGGCTGTGGACCGTTTTATTGCGATATGTATTCCTTTGCGTTATCCAGTTTTGATTAGAAATAACAATATTTCGTTTATTTGTGGGGTGTGCTGGATTTTCACATTCATCAGAATGCTTGTGGTTCTATTTCAAGCTCTCAGCCTGCCGTACTgtaattcaaacatcattgcacaGTGCTATTGTGATCGCATCTCCATAGTCCGACTGGCGTGCAAAAAGGACCAATATATTGAAGATTTGGCATTTGGTTTTGCAATGTTCAGTCTGTCGGTTCCTCTTGGATTCATAATTTTTTCATATTTTGCAATTATCATATCCGTTCTGAAGACTTCTAGAACAAATGGGCGCAGTAAAACTATGTCCACGTGTACCCCGCAGATCTTCATAACGAGCCTCTATTTCCTCCCAAGATGTTTTGTTTACCTGGCATACTTTCTGGGTTTTAAATTTCCAAATGCAGATATTCGTATTGCCGTCATAATGTTATACAGTCTTCTTCCCGCTGTGGTTAATCCTCTCATATATTGTTTTAAGACCAAGGATATCAAAGAAATATTGctgaaaaaactgaaaagtgttaAAATTGGAATTGAGATTAAACTCAACTACTGA
- the LOC130115165 gene encoding olfactory receptor 10A6-like, with translation MLEGNQSFVTEFVLSGFSGLHPEYQGLASAVLFLVYLFTMIGNALIIFLFANDCGLHKPMYYIILNLVASDILFSTATLPKIITKYWFHSGTISFSACFIQMYFVHYLGTVNSFVFFLMALDRYLAICYPLKYPVLMRNFTISTLSITAWIAANGGPVMMVSRAYPLPYCASNIIAHCYCDHISITRLACTDRAPYGLPAFIFAMIVLLVPLAFIIFSYTSIVITVVRIPNSQNRLKTMSTCCTQLIIITLYYLPRCFVYMASNVGIKFSSDMRIVIIMMYSLLPPMVNPLIYCLRAKDMRESLIKRIRRKTVSQNVKVTVIFKN, from the coding sequence ATGCTAGAAGGAAATCAGAGCTTTGTGACTGAATTTGTCCTTTCTGGATTCTCTGGACTTCACCCAGAGTACCAAGGCCTCGCCTCTGCTGTGCTATTCTTGGTCTATCTCTTCACAATGATTGGGAATGCTCTGATAATTTTTTTATTTGCAAATGACTGCGGCCTGCACAAACCCATGTATTATATAATCCTTAATCTAGTTGCAAGTGATATTCTCTTCAGCACGGCCACGCTACCAAAGATCATTACTAAGTATTGGTTTCATTCAGGAACCATTTCATTCAGTGCTTGTTTTATTCAAATGTACTTTGTGCACTATCTTGGCACAGTGAACTCCTTTGTTTTCTTCTTAATGGCTTTAGATAGGTATTTGGCTATCTGCTATCCACTCAAATACCCAGTTTTAATGAGAAACTTCACAATCTCCACTCTCAGTATTACTGCCTGGATCGCTGCAAACGGAGGTCCTGTGATGATGGTTAGCAGGGCTTACCCACTTCCTTACTGTGCCTCAAACATTATTGCTCACTGCTACTGTGATCATATTAGTATAACAAGGCTTGCATGCACTGACAGGGCCCCTTATGGTTTACCTGCATTTATCTTTGCAATGATTGTACTTCTTGTGCCTCTGGCTTTTATCATTTTCTCCTATACCTCAATAGTCATCACTGTGGTGAGGATACCAAATTCACAAAACCGCCTCAAAACCATGTCTACCTGCTGCACTCAGCTGATAATAATCACGCTCTATTATCTACCCAGGTGTTTTGTGTATATGGCCAGCAACGTTGGCATCAAATTCAGCAGTGATATGCGCATAGTCATTATCATGATGTACAGCCTTCTCCCCCCCATGGTTAATCCACTTATATATTGCTTAAGAGCTAAAGACATGAGAGAAAGTTTGATTAAGCGAATCAGGAGAAAAACTGTTTCACAAAATGTAAAGGTCACTGTCATTTTCAAGAACTGA